CGACAACGGCGCGCCACAAGTTAAAGCCGCTCCGGCAACTGCTCAACTGCTCACTGTTACCACCGACGTATTCGAAATGAAAATCGATACCCGCGGCGGCGACATTGTTCAAGTGAAGTTATTAAAATATGAAACCGAGCAAGGCAATGGTATTCCTTTTACCATAATGCAAAACGGTCCTCAAAAATATATCGCCCAAAGCGGCTTAACCGGCGCCAACGGCCTGGACCGCATCATTCCGGGCCGCCCGATTTATCAGGCTGCAAGCACGGACTACCGCCTGGACGATCAGGATCAATTGGTAATCGATCTTAACTATGCCGGCAGCGAAGCCCTGGCGGTGACAAAAAGGTTTACCTTTCACAAAAACGATTACAGCGTCAAAGTTGACTATATCATCAATAACAATAGCGCCACCAATGCCAGCGTTCAGCTATACGCCCAGCTAAAACAGAATGCCGACGGCGAAAGCTCAAGCGCGTTAATCCCCACCTACCGTGGCGCGGCCTACTCGACTTCTGAAGAGCGCTATGAGAAATATGACTTCGACGATATCGAAGAGCGGAACCTGAATAAATCCACCCCCGGCGGCTGGGTGGCCATGCTGCAGCATTACTTTGTTTCATCCTGGGTACCGGGCGCCGAGGACAACAACCAGCTTTATACCAGCTTTTCCGGCAACCGTGATGCAGTAATAGGCTTTAAGGCACCGGCCATCACCATAGCCGCCAACAGCCAGGCAAGCACTTCGGCGACCTTCTATGTCGGCCCTAAAGATCAGCGGGTATTGGAAAATATCGCCGAAAACCTGGATCTGACCATAGACTACGGCTTCCTGTTTATGATCAGCCAGCCGCTTTACTGGTTGCTGACCACTATCCAGTCAGGTGACTTTGAAGCCCTGGGTATGAGCTTTAACTTCGGCGGCGTCGGCAACTGGGGTATCGCCATTATCATTATCACCTTGATCGTAAAAGGCGGCATGTATCCCCTGACCAAGGCGCAATACACCTCTATGGCAAAAATGCGCGAATTGCAGCCTAAACTGACGGCGTTAAAAGAGCGTTACGGCAACGACAGGCAAAAAATGTCCCAGGCCATGATGGAACTGTACCGCAAAGAAAAAGTCAATCCGGCCGGCGGCTGTTTGCCCCTGCTGATCCAGATGCCGATATTCCTGGCGCTTTACTGGGTATTTTTAGAAAGCGTTGAATTAAGACATGCGCCATTTGTCCTGTGGATTCAGGATCTGTCTTCATTAGACCCTTATTATGTACTGCCGGTGCTGATGGGCATCAGTATGTTTATCATGCAGAAAATGCAGCCGATGACGATACAGGATCCTATGCAGCAAAAAATGATGCAGTACATGCCTGTGGTCTTTACCGTATTCTTTTTCTGGTTCCCTTCCGGCCTGGTACTTTACTGGCTGGTAAGCAATATCATTTCTATCATACAGATGAAGATCATCTTCAATAACCTGGAAAAAGAAAAAGCAAAAAGCTAACCAGGCGATTGATTAGCGAATAAGGCGGCTCAGGCCGCCTTTTTTATTGCCGCAAATAATATATGTGACGGCTTCAGGACAAAGGAGATTCGAAGGTAATAAGGCCGCTAAAGAAGAATAAGAACTGAACTCCCCTTATCCCTTCATTACAATAAATTTCCCCGGTATAAATACCCAGCTCAGGCTTAAGCGTTTATAATAACCGCGATTTGAGTATTATTTATCTTGGAACCCCGTATATGACCACGCAAAGCCTCTCTACCAGTTATCAGGAAACCATAGCCGCCCAAGCAACGGCGCCCGGCCGGGGAGGTGTAGGCATAATCCGGGTTTCAGGACCGGAAGCCAGAAATGTCGCTTTGACCATCTTAGGAAAAGTTCCGGAAGTGCGCAAAGCCGAATACCTGCCGTTTTTAGATGCCAACAAACAGGCGCTGGATCAAGGCATTGCCCTTTATTTTCAGGGACCGAATTCCTTCACCGGAGAAGACGTACTTGAGCTTCATGGCCATGGCGGCCCGGTGATCCTGGATATGTTGCTCAAAGAAATCCTCGCCCTGGGTAAAGTCAGGATCGCCAGACCGGGTGAATTCAGTGAGCAGGCCTTTTTAAACGACAAGTTGGATCTGACCCAGGCAGAAGCCATTGCCGATTTGATCAATTCCAGCTCGGAACAGGCCGCCCGCTGTGCGCTAAACTCACTGCAGGGGGACTTTTCCAAACTTATTCATCAGATGGTGGAAAATGTTATCCATTTGCGTATGTATGTTGAAGCCGCCATCGACTTTCCGGAAGAAGAGATCAACTTTCTTGCCGATGAAAAGCTCGTTAACGATCTCAAAGATATTATCGAAGAAGTCACTCAGGTACGGCAACAGGCCCAGCAAGGCAGTTTGATCCGCGAAGGCATGCGGGTGGTGATCGCCGGACGCCCCAATGCCGGTAAATCCAGCCTGCTCAACGCCCTGAGTGGCAAGGAAAGCGCCATAGTGACAGATATCGAGGGCACCACCCGGGATGTACTGTCGGAGCAGATACATATCGACGGCATGCCTCTGCATATCATAGATACCGCTGGCTTAAGGGAAAGCTCGGATCGGGTTGAACAAATCGGCATTGAAAGGGCCTGGCAGGAAATCAGCCAGGCGGATCGGGTATTATTGATGGTGGATTCCAGCCACGAGCATTCTTTGGATCCTAAAATGCTGTGGCCGGAATTCTTTGAAAAGTTGCCGGAAAACATCGGCCTGACCATCATCCGCAACAAGGCGGATATCAGCGGCGCCGAAACCGGCTATACAGATATCAATGATCACCAGATAGTGACCCTGTCAGCTAAAACCGGTTTGGGTATCCAGGAGCTCAAGCAACACCTGAAAGACATTATGGGCTACCAGGGCAACACCGAAGGCGGCTTTATTGCCAGAAGACGCCATATAACGGCACTGGAAAATGCCCACCAGCACTTAATCACCGGATTGGAACAACTGGAATCTTATGTGGCCGGTGAAATCCTTGCAGAAGAATTACGCCTCTGCCAGCAGGAACTGGACCAAATCACCGGAGAATTTACCAGTGACGATCTGCTTGGCAGAATTTTCTCATCATTTTGTATCGGCAAATAATTACTTGCTAAAACCTGCCTATCGTTTATATTAACTCGGGTGACCGGACGACAAACCGGTTACCCTCCAGCCCGGCAGCAGTGTTATTGACTTAATAACTGCATCACTTCTAAATCGAGTAATAGATAGATTTATGCATAACTAAATGCATATAAAAACAAATGATCTTCTTCATGAATATCCTCATAAAAAGTGAATGATATTTGGAATATATTATGAATTCATATTTGCATTGAGATAAAATCTGGTTTTTACTTTTAGGGCCTGTTTATCTTTGGAGTGGATGAAGATTTTTGAGCGATTTTTTCACCTATCAAGGCAGAAAAATGGACGTGTAGTTATTCTACATGACATTTTTCTAACGCCGATAGGAGGAAAAACAGCCAAAAAGCTCATTCACGGCCAAAGATAAACAGGCCCTAGCTAATGAAAAATAAAAAACCAGGATAAAAACAATGAGCGATTTGAAACAAGAGCTTGCCGCCGTACGCGCAGAGTTAAAAAAACATCCGCTGGATGAATTTAAAAATGATATTCTGGAATTAATTAACCTGCATGGCGCCAGTCAGCAAGAAGTCGTGATCTGGTTAGAAGTTTATAAAGATATTTCCATCACCCAATCCAC
This genomic window from Thalassomonas viridans contains:
- the mnmE gene encoding tRNA uridine-5-carboxymethylaminomethyl(34) synthesis GTPase MnmE, producing the protein MTTQSLSTSYQETIAAQATAPGRGGVGIIRVSGPEARNVALTILGKVPEVRKAEYLPFLDANKQALDQGIALYFQGPNSFTGEDVLELHGHGGPVILDMLLKEILALGKVRIARPGEFSEQAFLNDKLDLTQAEAIADLINSSSEQAARCALNSLQGDFSKLIHQMVENVIHLRMYVEAAIDFPEEEINFLADEKLVNDLKDIIEEVTQVRQQAQQGSLIREGMRVVIAGRPNAGKSSLLNALSGKESAIVTDIEGTTRDVLSEQIHIDGMPLHIIDTAGLRESSDRVEQIGIERAWQEISQADRVLLMVDSSHEHSLDPKMLWPEFFEKLPENIGLTIIRNKADISGAETGYTDINDHQIVTLSAKTGLGIQELKQHLKDIMGYQGNTEGGFIARRRHITALENAHQHLITGLEQLESYVAGEILAEELRLCQQELDQITGEFTSDDLLGRIFSSFCIGK
- the yidC gene encoding membrane protein insertase YidC gives rise to the protein MESQRNLLFIALLVVTYLLFTQWQQDNAPAPSEPAISQSFEDTRGATQDFVPPSDNGAPQVKAAPATAQLLTVTTDVFEMKIDTRGGDIVQVKLLKYETEQGNGIPFTIMQNGPQKYIAQSGLTGANGLDRIIPGRPIYQAASTDYRLDDQDQLVIDLNYAGSEALAVTKRFTFHKNDYSVKVDYIINNNSATNASVQLYAQLKQNADGESSSALIPTYRGAAYSTSEERYEKYDFDDIEERNLNKSTPGGWVAMLQHYFVSSWVPGAEDNNQLYTSFSGNRDAVIGFKAPAITIAANSQASTSATFYVGPKDQRVLENIAENLDLTIDYGFLFMISQPLYWLLTTIQSGDFEALGMSFNFGGVGNWGIAIIIITLIVKGGMYPLTKAQYTSMAKMRELQPKLTALKERYGNDRQKMSQAMMELYRKEKVNPAGGCLPLLIQMPIFLALYWVFLESVELRHAPFVLWIQDLSSLDPYYVLPVLMGISMFIMQKMQPMTIQDPMQQKMMQYMPVVFTVFFFWFPSGLVLYWLVSNIISIIQMKIIFNNLEKEKAKS